TTGTGGGAAGTGAAGCTGACTCTAACATCCTCAAGCAAGCTCAACATAACGCTCAATTATGCGGTGTACAAGACCACATCCAACTCCTGTGTCACAATTTAGCTACGGTTTCTCCTCCCTGTGACTCGGGTATCATTATTACTAATCCGCCTTACGGTAAACGTATTGGTGAGGTAACGGAGCTAGCCAGTCTTTATCAGTTGTTGGGAAATGTGTTAAAACAACGTTTTCGCACCTGGCGAGTATATGTACTTACTGGAAATCAAGAATTAGCTAAAAAAATAGGGTTAAAGCCCTCTAGGCGTTTTAAAGTTTATAATGGTAATATACCATGTAACTTGTTAGAGTTTGAGATGTTTTAGATTACTCATATGAGTTTCATAGTCATAATCATCGCACCAGGCTGTATCTCTTTTTGATTTATAGGTACTACCGCAAGAGCATTAGTTTGTGCTAAACCCATCAAATTACCAGAACTATTACTTCCTGTAGCGGGTTCAAACTGATACACACCTTTGACCAGATTTAATCTTCCCCAGATATAGGTTTCTCTATCGCCTGTACTCCTCAACGGTTGTAGATTTTGAGCGCTAATCCATTGGGGTGTCCAAGGTCCTTGTTTTCCTGACAGTTTATCGAGGGCGGGTTTAACAAAACGCCAGCAACTAACTAAAGCTGAGACAGGATTGCCAGGAATACCAAAATAAATACACCCAGATTCAAAGCGAGCTACAGTAAGGGGTTTACCTGGTTTAACCGCTACACTACGGATCTTGATATCTGCGCCTAATTCAGTCAGAACCTGTTCTACGTAGTCATAGGCGCCCACGGAAACGCCACCAGTTGATAGTATGAAATCCGCTCTAACTAGAGCTTTGTTAATTTTTTCTCGCAGTATCTCTGGATTATCTCGAACGATACCCAGTTGGATCGGGATTCCTGTCTGACTTAAGATAAAAGAGGTGAGAGCATATTGATTAGAATCGATAATCTTACCCAATTCTAGAGGTTGATCGGGATTAATTAGCTCATCTCCGGTAGAAAAAATGGCCACGCGAGGACGACGATAGACGGGAATCTCACTGGCTTGAATCGTCGCTAAAATGCCTATTTCCTGAGCATTTAAAGTAATCCCTGGTTGCAGTAGTGGGTTACCCTTTTGGTAATATTCCCCGCGACGTCTTACAAAGGCTTGAGGTTCTGAAGGTGGGTGTAAGATTAAAACTTGATCATCTTGCACTTGGGTTTTTTCCTGCATAATGATCGTATCTGCGCCCTGAGGAAGCATAGAACCGGTGTAAATACGCGCCGCTTCCCCTTCATTAACAGTTGTTTGAGGAATCTTACCTGCAGGAATTTCTTCTATAATTTTTAGACTCACTGGTTCGTCGGGACTCGTTTGAACCACGTCGGCGTAACGTACAGCGTAACCGTCCATAGCCGAGTTATCCCAATAGGGAAAGTCAAGCCCACTTTTAATTGGTGCGGCGAGAATACGTCCCAAAGCCTTATTTAACTCTACAGGCTCTTGTTCAGCTATGGGTTCAACTAAGTCGAGGATAACTTTTTCGGCGGCTAATGCTGATAAGGTGACACTCATGGGTTAATAATGGTGTTAGTGTTGGAGGCAATCCAGTTGAGATAAGCAGAGGAACCCTGAACAATAGGAATAGCGATTATTTCTGGAACTTCGTAGGAATGCAACTCTATGATTTTCTCAGAAATACTGGGAAAGAGATCTAAAGTAGTTTTGATAACTAATTGCCATTCTTGATCCGAGTGGACTTGTCCTTGCCAACGGTAAAATGAGTGGATAGGGGTAATACTGACGCA
This genomic window from Gloeocapsa sp. PCC 73106 contains:
- the glp gene encoding gephyrin-like molybdotransferase Glp, which encodes MSVTLSALAAEKVILDLVEPIAEQEPVELNKALGRILAAPIKSGLDFPYWDNSAMDGYAVRYADVVQTSPDEPVSLKIIEEIPAGKIPQTTVNEGEAARIYTGSMLPQGADTIIMQEKTQVQDDQVLILHPPSEPQAFVRRRGEYYQKGNPLLQPGITLNAQEIGILATIQASEIPVYRRPRVAIFSTGDELINPDQPLELGKIIDSNQYALTSFILSQTGIPIQLGIVRDNPEILREKINKALVRADFILSTGGVSVGAYDYVEQVLTELGADIKIRSVAVKPGKPLTVARFESGCIYFGIPGNPVSALVSCWRFVKPALDKLSGKQGPWTPQWISAQNLQPLRSTGDRETYIWGRLNLVKGVYQFEPATGSNSSGNLMGLAQTNALAVVPINQKEIQPGAMIMTMKLI
- the cutA gene encoding divalent-cation tolerance protein CutA, with product MTQYAIVLVTAPSQTEAEAIASSLITECLAACVSITPIHSFYRWQGQVHSDQEWQLVIKTTLDLFPSISEKIIELHSYEVPEIIAIPIVQGSSAYLNWIASNTNTIINP